TATTCATCTTAGCATCaagaacatttttattgtattaagtAAGCTATAGAGAGTAGAAATTTTAATGTGGAAAAAGCAACTTACAATGTACaatgagggggattacgtccccctatatattctcatagggtatcaagtctcttcttggctacttgctgtgggaggaatgggaggatacaagggatgggataaacattgagatgtaacaagaataaattaatttaaaaaagggaaaaaaacaatgtACAATGAATAAAAACTTGGCAGCAAAATGGAATGGATATATTTATTGCCACAAATTTTAGTTAAATCATATGAAGAATTTGCTTTGCTATTAGAACAATTGAAATTCAGGAAGAAGCTGTAATTTAGAAAATCAAGCAATAACTGTGGCTACACCAGCCTGTCACTGAAACCCATCTGatactccagtttcagggagttCCATGACCTCCTCAGGCCTATGTGAGGAACCAGGAatgcacacatgaaaacactCAAGAACGAGGAATGCACACATGGATACATGCTAGCACAACActtgtacatataaataaaaataaaaataaatccctttttaaaagaagacgaaaaaactcatctttttttaaaaatctggtgcCTCTTTGACCACAGATTTTTCAGTACATTGATTATTCTGTTATCAGAACTGATTTGTACCAAAGGAGTAATTGTGGGATAAATATTCATCACAAACTTCTGAACAGTCAGGATGACTGGGTTGTACATCCATAACAGGAATGATGTGCATGAGATGATGAAATCCACCCAGTAAATGGCCACAAAGAAAACCACCAGCAGCAAGATGGTCTGGGTGGCCCTTTTCTCAGGGGATGCTCTCAGGTGGCTGACGCTATGAAGATGCTTGCATTGCCTCTGATGTCTGAACAAGAGAATCACCATGTACGTGCTTGTGGTCAGCATGACtcctacaagaaacacatctctggaGGTTGTCACTGTTAAAAGAAATCCTCTGATGATGTAGTTCATGGGGAAGAGGGAGCAGGATTTAAAGACTTTCATCTGACTGTCCTCACTCACATTAGTAAAACCACCAACATAGAAGATCCACCTACTGCTGAAGGACAAATTGAAAGACCAAATATATAAGGAAACATTAATAATGTgttttttcagtttatatttatattttgccAACACAGAGGTACTGGGACTGATGCTGACAGCCTGgaacacactcaggaggcaggtgatgCAGATGGAGAGGCCTCTCATCACCCTGTGTATGTAGAAAGTTGCCTTACATTTGAAGTCATTCTTAACATTCAGTAACTCAAATATGTCTGCAAGCCAAATTTCTCCTGCAGTGAGGAACATCATTATGTGAATGAAGGTCAGTTGACAAGAGATCAGGTCTATAGGCTTATATCTGTGATCTAAGATTATGCAGGTATAGATAATAATAAGAAACATATTGGCTAAGACTCCAAGCCCACC
The Acomys russatus chromosome 10, mAcoRus1.1, whole genome shotgun sequence genome window above contains:
- the LOC127194712 gene encoding vomeronasal type-1 receptor 90-like; protein product: MSSLQNILYFQGGLGVLANMFLIIIYTCIILDHRYKPIDLISCQLTFIHIMMFLTAGEIWLADIFELLNVKNDFKCKATFYIHRVMRGLSICITCLLSVFQAVSISPSTSVLAKYKYKLKKHIINVSLYIWSFNLSFSSRWIFYVGGFTNVSEDSQMKVFKSCSLFPMNYIIRGFLLTVTTSRDVFLVGVMLTTSTYMVILLFRHQRQCKHLHSVSHLRASPEKRATQTILLLVVFFVAIYWVDFIISCTSFLLWMYNPVILTVQKFVMNIYPTITPLVQISSDNRIINVLKNLWSKRHQIFKKR